AAAGTGAACTTTCTAAAAGAGCTGTTAAACAGTTCGGATGTGTCTGGTAAACAATACTCGGGTAGAATTATCCGAAAATTTTccacaaataaaatcaaattcCGCTTTAAAAGGGTGAAAGCTCATAAAACAGCGGATAATGCTGATGATACCGAAAGTGAATTTATGCATAAAAGCTGTAAAATGTGGGCGGTGCTTACAACGATATTTGAGCCCCCGTCGGAAGCTGTACGACGGTTCAAGTACATGAGAAACTGGTGTGTGGTTATAGCTGGCGATGCTGGGTTGCCAAATACATACCTTCTCCCCTCCTCTGTGCCTAATCAGACAATCGTTTTCTTAAGCAAGGAGGATCAAAACAGGATACATTCTGATTTTATTGACGGTTTGCCAtggaaaagttttggcagaaAGAATGTGGGATTTTTGTATGCGATTGCGCATGGGGCAAAGATTATATGGGACTGTGATGATGATAACATGCTTAAGTTCTGGTTGGAAGGAGCTTCTCCGGACGACAATTTATGGATAGAAACGTATACAAACATTGACGGAACTCTTAAGCCTTTAACTTTGGTTGACGTAaaagaaaagtacaaaaatgacATAGCCAATTTCTTTAACCCGTATCCATATCTAGGAGCGCCAAATCCAAGTTGTTGGCCGAGAGGTTATCCATTGACTTTAATCAGATCATCTGAGGGAATggatcatttaacatttaaaaatgtcagTAATGTTAAATCAGCTGCTAAACACGTTGGTGTTCTCCAGGCTTTGGCCGATCACGAACCTGACGTGGATGCTTTGTATCGTCTTATTCATGGTACTCCGTTCTACTTTAAACGACCAAAGTCGGAAAATGACAAAAAGTCAGCCGTGCTCTTGTCACCAGGAGTTTATTCCCCACTAAATGCCCAAGCGACGCTACATTTTCACTCAGCTTTCATTGCAATGTATCTTCCAACCACTGTTCACGGTCGTGTTTCTGACATATGGCGAAGCTACATTGCACAGGCCGTTCTTTCTTTAAAAGACATACTGGTCGGGTTCATGCCACGACCCCTGGTTGACCAGGATCGTAACGTTCATTCTCACCTTGCAGACCTTCAGTCAGAGACGCCTTTGTACACAAGAGTTGAGGTCTTCGTATCATTTCTAGATCACTGGAGAAGAGACAAGATAGCCAAAGGCGAGCATAAGTCACGTTCATTTGAAGATCTTTATGAGGACTTGTATATTGGAATCTACGAACGCGGCTTTATAGAGATTGATGATGTCCTTGCCATTCAGCGGTGGATTTTGGCTCTTTTCGGTGTTGGGTTTACGACGAGATCTATTGACACACTTGCTGATTCGGCTTCTGATTGGATTATAAGTGAGGACAAGTCAAACTTTAACGTTGGTTTATCGGTGTTTTACCAACCAAATTCTTTTCCAAAGAGCTGTGAAGTGGTTAAAAAGAAGCATACCGAAATGACATTTTGGACCTCTGATTTGCACGACGGTTGCAGAATAGACTTTCCGACCATTCTCTCGTCTCTTGGACAGCGATCTGTGGTTGCAGGCTACAAGTATAGAAAAACGCCATACCCTGAAGTGTTTAATATTTCCAACATCATAGTTCCAAAATCAATTCCTAAAGAAATAGAAGATTACAGGATAGGGACTCAGGTAACGCAGGatttaattaacaaagttatgcagttttatacaaatgatgaatTGTTTCAGAGTGTTGATGCATTCTTTTGTGGATTTTATTCGTCAATGTGCCAATTATGGATGCCACTCAACAACACTAAGTCGATACTATTTATCACAGCTCATCGATACAACCTTGGAAGGTGCACTGTAGATTCATGGAATAAGTTAACAGATCAGCTCATAGATCTTGAATTAAGAAACGTTCAAAGTCGAACAGGAGCAAAACACATAATTGGCGGTGCTAGTAGATATgattatgaatatttgaaatactatACTGGTCTTGGTGATGCAATAAAATTGATAAGCAGCTTTGGTGGCATGTATACAAAAGGTGGTGAATTTAAACCTTCAGAGGCTGAAATTCTTGTTGCTGGCtatgacaaaacaatgatagGAAAAGTGAAGTCTTTTAAACTTATtgacattcatgaaaaatataaacactacaCATCGAATGATTTACTTAGACATAAAGCAATAATCTATATTCCTTATTCTGTGATGTCATATAAATTAACAGACTTTTATTCCATAAATATTCCATTATTTATGCCTAGTGCAAAATTCTTAAGAAGCCGAGGCGGACTTGGAGCAGATAGAACGAGCACCACATCTCCTTATTGTAATATGGACAcagatttacatttaaaagtgagCAAGCACCCTACATCGCACCATTCTTACAATCCTAATGCTGAATTCAATGATGACGTTGAAGCAGAGATGTACTGGTTACAGTTCAGTGACTTTTTTGACTGGCCACATATCCTGTATTTTGATAGTATTGAGGATC
The Mya arenaria isolate MELC-2E11 chromosome 12, ASM2691426v1 DNA segment above includes these coding regions:
- the LOC128211070 gene encoding uncharacterized protein LOC128211070; the encoded protein is MVNAGDRCNFFRRRVVLKTVVVLCLLTYVFIELLYVVKDKREKGDTIHVVDYNDTFKFKPLSNGRIAPFGVDRNDFKRFPYIMGEAERMLRTLKDLDKVNFLKELLNSSDVSGKQYSGRIIRKFSTNKIKFRFKRVKAHKTADNADDTESEFMHKSCKMWAVLTTIFEPPSEAVRRFKYMRNWCVVIAGDAGLPNTYLLPSSVPNQTIVFLSKEDQNRIHSDFIDGLPWKSFGRKNVGFLYAIAHGAKIIWDCDDDNMLKFWLEGASPDDNLWIETYTNIDGTLKPLTLVDVKEKYKNDIANFFNPYPYLGAPNPSCWPRGYPLTLIRSSEGMDHLTFKNVSNVKSAAKHVGVLQALADHEPDVDALYRLIHGTPFYFKRPKSENDKKSAVLLSPGVYSPLNAQATLHFHSAFIAMYLPTTVHGRVSDIWRSYIAQAVLSLKDILVGFMPRPLVDQDRNVHSHLADLQSETPLYTRVEVFVSFLDHWRRDKIAKGEHKSRSFEDLYEDLYIGIYERGFIEIDDVLAIQRWILALFGVGFTTRSIDTLADSASDWIISEDKSNFNVGLSVFYQPNSFPKSCEVVKKKHTEMTFWTSDLHDGCRIDFPTILSSLGQRSVVAGYKYRKTPYPEVFNISNIIVPKSIPKEIEDYRIGTQVTQDLINKVMQFYTNDELFQSVDAFFCGFYSSMCQLWMPLNNTKSILFITAHRYNLGRCTVDSWNKLTDQLIDLELRNVQSRTGAKHIIGGASRYDYEYLKYYTGLGDAIKLISSFGGMYTKGGEFKPSEAEILVAGYDKTMIGKVKSFKLIDIHEKYKHYTSNDLLRHKAIIYIPYSVMSYKLTDFYSINIPLFMPSAKFLRSRGGLGADRTSTTSPYCNMDTDLHLKVSKHPTSHHSYNPNAEFNDDVEAEMYWLQFSDFFDWPHILYFDSIEDLDTKLNTVDFSTVSNLMRTENDIRKHLVLSQWCSIISSIRH